The following coding sequences are from one Phenylobacterium glaciei window:
- a CDS encoding FtsK/SpoIIIE family DNA translocase → MARVARKTGLELGLHIAGLAWTHPTTARLRGGLIAASGAAFAVALATYNAADPSLNAASPFRAVNALGGPGATAADIGIQSLGLSAGVAALLMVLFGLYRAVSARPDETRGQVRLRAAIGTLGLLALAGLLAAPPAPAAWPLAKGLGGFWGDSLLHGVAGVLAFARLPGSTLIAALLLALGAACGLGYAMGLRRLDLGPAATWLATALQPKAQPQPKAVRPSVARRANAKATPEERIPASSLPGAPKAAPLPEPAPEPMPAAAAPEPFAAPVAVKIPKAAPKESGRELREAQGAFDFVKTGGFALPELSMLAKPKPRASQFDEGALRQNAQLLESVLAEFGVKGAIDQIRPGPVVTLYELVPAAGVKSARVVALSDDIARSMSVAACRVSVVPGRNAIGIELPNARRETVYLRDLLGSSEYEKSGAALPMALGETIGGEPYIADLSKMPHLLIAGTTGSGKSVGVNAMILSILYRLPPEQCRFIMIDPKMLELSVYDGIPHLLAPVVTDPKKAIVALKWTVREMEDRYRRMSKIGVRNVASYNDRAREAAAKGEHFERTVQTGFDDAGRPIYESEKINPEAMPYLVVIIDEVADLMMVAGKDVEGAVQRLAQMARAAGIHLVMATQRPSVDVITGTIKANFPTRISFQVTSKIDSRTILGEQGAEQLLGQGDMLYMAGGGRITRLHGPFVSDGEVEAVAKFLREQGQPQYLEEVTAGADDEDGDGDAGMDEGGSGDDLYDRAVAVVTRDKKASTSYVQRRLQIGYNRAASLIERMENEGVVSPANHAGKREVLAGSPP, encoded by the coding sequence ATGGCGCGGGTGGCGCGAAAGACGGGTTTGGAGTTGGGGCTGCACATTGCGGGCCTGGCCTGGACTCATCCGACCACCGCGCGGCTCCGCGGCGGGCTGATCGCGGCCTCCGGCGCGGCCTTCGCCGTGGCGCTCGCCACCTACAACGCCGCCGACCCCAGCCTCAACGCAGCCTCGCCGTTCCGCGCCGTCAATGCGCTCGGTGGTCCCGGCGCCACCGCCGCCGATATCGGCATCCAGTCCCTGGGCCTGTCGGCCGGGGTCGCGGCCCTGCTGATGGTGCTGTTCGGGCTCTATCGCGCGGTGTCGGCGCGGCCCGACGAGACCCGAGGTCAGGTGCGCCTGCGCGCCGCCATCGGGACCCTGGGCCTGCTGGCCCTGGCCGGCCTGCTAGCGGCCCCCCCGGCGCCCGCCGCCTGGCCCCTGGCCAAGGGCCTGGGCGGGTTCTGGGGCGACAGCCTGCTGCACGGCGTCGCCGGCGTGCTGGCCTTCGCCCGCCTGCCGGGATCCACCCTGATCGCCGCCCTGCTGCTGGCGCTCGGCGCCGCCTGCGGCCTTGGCTACGCCATGGGCCTGCGCCGCCTGGACCTTGGCCCCGCCGCCACCTGGCTGGCCACCGCCCTGCAGCCCAAGGCCCAGCCGCAGCCCAAGGCCGTCCGCCCCTCCGTCGCCCGCCGCGCTAACGCCAAGGCCACCCCCGAGGAGCGCATCCCTGCATCCTCCCTGCCGGGCGCCCCCAAGGCTGCGCCCCTGCCCGAGCCTGCGCCCGAGCCCATGCCGGCCGCCGCCGCGCCAGAACCCTTCGCCGCCCCGGTGGCGGTGAAGATCCCCAAGGCCGCGCCCAAGGAATCCGGCCGCGAGCTGCGCGAGGCCCAGGGCGCCTTCGACTTCGTCAAGACCGGCGGCTTCGCCCTGCCCGAACTGTCCATGCTGGCCAAGCCCAAGCCGCGGGCCAGCCAGTTCGACGAGGGCGCCCTGCGCCAGAACGCCCAGCTGCTGGAAAGCGTGCTGGCCGAGTTCGGGGTCAAGGGCGCCATCGACCAGATTCGCCCCGGTCCCGTGGTCACCCTCTATGAGCTGGTCCCGGCCGCGGGCGTGAAGTCGGCCCGGGTCGTGGCCCTGTCGGACGACATCGCGCGCTCCATGTCGGTCGCCGCCTGCCGCGTCAGCGTGGTCCCCGGCCGCAACGCCATCGGCATCGAGCTGCCCAATGCGCGACGCGAGACCGTCTACCTGCGCGACCTGCTGGGCAGCAGCGAGTACGAAAAGTCGGGCGCGGCCCTGCCCATGGCGCTGGGGGAGACCATCGGCGGCGAGCCCTATATCGCCGACCTGTCGAAGATGCCCCACCTGTTGATCGCCGGCACCACCGGGTCGGGCAAGTCGGTGGGCGTCAACGCCATGATCCTGTCGATCCTCTACCGCCTGCCGCCCGAGCAGTGCCGGTTCATCATGATCGACCCGAAGATGCTGGAGCTCAGCGTCTATGACGGCATCCCCCACCTGCTGGCGCCCGTAGTCACCGATCCCAAGAAGGCCATCGTCGCTCTGAAGTGGACCGTGCGCGAGATGGAGGACCGCTATCGGCGGATGTCGAAGATCGGGGTGCGCAACGTCGCCTCCTACAACGACCGCGCCCGCGAGGCCGCCGCCAAGGGCGAACACTTTGAGCGGACCGTGCAGACCGGCTTCGACGACGCCGGACGCCCGATCTACGAGAGCGAGAAGATCAATCCCGAGGCCATGCCCTATCTGGTGGTGATCATCGACGAGGTCGCCGACCTGATGATGGTGGCCGGCAAGGACGTCGAGGGCGCCGTCCAGCGCCTGGCGCAGATGGCGCGCGCGGCCGGCATCCACCTGGTGATGGCCACCCAACGCCCCTCGGTGGACGTCATCACCGGCACCATCAAGGCCAACTTCCCCACGCGGATCAGTTTCCAGGTCACCTCCAAGATCGACAGCCGCACTATCCTGGGCGAGCAGGGCGCCGAGCAGCTGCTGGGCCAGGGCGACATGCTCTACATGGCCGGCGGCGGCCGCATCACCCGCCTGCACGGTCCCTTCGTCTCCGACGGCGAGGTCGAGGCCGTGGCCAAGTTCCTGCGCGAACAGGGCCAGCCGCAATACCTGGAGGAAGTCACCGCCGGGGCCGACGACGAGGATGGCGACGGCGACGCCGGGATGGACGAGGGCGGCTCGGGCGATGATCTCTACGACCGCGCCGTGGCCGTGGTCACCCGCGACAAGAAGGCCTCGACCTCCTACGTCCAGCGCCGCCTGCAGATCGGCTACAACCGCGCCGCCTCCCTGATCGAGCGGATGGAGAACGAGGGCGTCGTCAGCCCCGCCAACCACGCCGGAAAGCGCGAAGTCCTGGCGGGATCACCGCCCTAA
- the fabV gene encoding enoyl-ACP reductase FabV, translating into MIIEPRIRGFICTTAHPQGCAMSVHQQIGYVSGKGEIPGMAKRVLVLGCSAGYGLASRIVATFGGGADTVGVSFEKSPSETKTASAGWYNNRAFEAEAAKAGRKAITLDGDAFSDAMKADTIKAIADNLGQVDLVVYSMAAPVRTHPKTGETFRSAIKPLGAPVTVKTLNTDKGEVFETELQPATPEETAGTVAVMGGEDWEMWIAALSAAGVLAPGFKTLSYTYIGSELTWPIYWKATLGKAKEDLDRAAAAIRTQHGDHAARVVSLKAVVTQASSAIPVVPLYGVVLFKVMKEMGLHEGCIEQIDRLFRTVLPGPEQLDDAGRVRVDDWELSEPVQAEVKRRWAQISTETLPELADLAGFRADFLKIFGFGLAGVDYAAEQDPQVVPEIA; encoded by the coding sequence ATGATCATCGAGCCCCGTATCCGCGGCTTCATCTGCACCACGGCCCATCCCCAGGGCTGCGCCATGAGCGTCCATCAGCAGATCGGCTATGTGTCCGGCAAGGGCGAGATTCCCGGCATGGCCAAGCGGGTGCTGGTGCTGGGCTGTTCGGCCGGCTACGGCCTGGCTTCGCGGATCGTGGCGACCTTCGGCGGCGGGGCCGACACGGTCGGCGTCTCCTTCGAGAAGTCGCCGTCCGAAACCAAGACCGCCTCGGCCGGCTGGTACAACAACCGGGCCTTTGAGGCCGAAGCCGCCAAGGCCGGCCGCAAGGCGATCACCCTGGACGGCGACGCCTTCTCCGACGCCATGAAGGCCGACACCATCAAGGCCATCGCCGACAATCTCGGCCAGGTGGACCTGGTGGTCTATTCCATGGCCGCCCCGGTCCGCACCCACCCCAAGACCGGCGAAACCTTCCGCTCGGCCATCAAGCCCCTGGGCGCGCCGGTCACCGTCAAGACGCTGAACACCGACAAGGGCGAGGTCTTCGAGACCGAGCTGCAGCCCGCCACCCCGGAGGAAACCGCCGGCACCGTGGCGGTGATGGGCGGCGAGGACTGGGAGATGTGGATCGCCGCGCTGTCGGCGGCCGGCGTCCTGGCCCCGGGCTTCAAGACGCTGAGCTACACCTATATCGGCTCGGAGCTGACCTGGCCGATCTACTGGAAGGCCACCCTGGGCAAGGCGAAAGAGGACCTCGACCGCGCCGCCGCGGCTATCCGCACCCAGCATGGCGACCACGCCGCCCGGGTCGTCTCCCTGAAGGCCGTGGTGACCCAGGCCTCCTCGGCCATTCCCGTGGTGCCGCTCTATGGGGTGGTGCTGTTCAAGGTGATGAAGGAGATGGGCCTGCACGAGGGCTGCATCGAGCAGATCGACCGCCTGTTCCGCACCGTCCTGCCGGGCCCCGAGCAGCTCGACGACGCAGGCCGGGTGCGGGTGGACGACTGGGAGCTCTCCGAACCGGTCCAGGCCGAGGTCAAACGCCGCTGGGCGCAGATCTCGACGGAGACCCTGCCCGAGCTGGCCGATCTGGCCGGCTTCCGCGCCGACTTCCTGAAGATCTTCGGCTTCGGCCTGGCCGGCGTCGACTACGCCGCCGAGCAGGACCCGCAGGTGGTTCCGGAGATCGCGTAG
- a CDS encoding dienelactone hydrolase family protein encodes MITLTRPEGTLASDLNLSRRALAGAVFGGYAVYALSAAAEPITTSADGLVTETVQVAASDRAIPAFVARPAAKGRFPVVVVVCEVFGVHEYIRDTCRRLARLGYVAIAPDFFVRAGDPSKISDFTEIRRIVATASDSQVTSDLEATLRFLKGQKYADKGHMGITGFCWGGAVAWLACERFKDFKAGAAWYGRLSAPNPGDFLGEPGRQWPIQLARDLHAPVIGLYAGKDAGIPLADIETMRAALQAAKKKGSEIIVYPDSQHGFHADYRASYDAKAAADAWARMLAHFAAHGVKPKAFKAEG; translated from the coding sequence ATGATCACCCTGACCCGTCCCGAGGGGACCTTGGCCTCGGATCTCAACCTGTCGCGCCGCGCCCTGGCCGGCGCGGTGTTCGGCGGCTACGCGGTCTATGCGCTGTCGGCCGCCGCCGAGCCCATCACCACCTCCGCCGACGGCCTGGTCACCGAGACCGTGCAGGTGGCGGCCAGCGACCGCGCCATCCCCGCCTTCGTCGCCCGCCCCGCCGCCAAGGGCCGCTTCCCGGTGGTGGTGGTGGTCTGCGAGGTGTTCGGGGTGCACGAATACATCCGCGACACGTGCCGCCGGTTGGCCCGCCTAGGTTATGTGGCGATCGCGCCGGACTTCTTCGTCCGCGCCGGCGATCCGTCGAAGATCAGCGACTTCACCGAAATCCGCCGCATCGTCGCCACCGCCAGCGACAGCCAAGTTACCAGCGACCTCGAGGCCACCCTGAGGTTCCTCAAGGGGCAGAAGTACGCCGACAAGGGTCACATGGGGATCACCGGCTTCTGCTGGGGCGGCGCCGTGGCCTGGCTCGCCTGCGAACGGTTCAAGGACTTCAAGGCCGGCGCGGCCTGGTACGGGCGGCTCTCGGCCCCCAATCCCGGCGACTTCCTGGGCGAGCCCGGCCGCCAATGGCCGATCCAGCTTGCCAGGGACCTGCACGCCCCGGTGATCGGCCTCTATGCCGGGAAGGACGCGGGCATCCCCCTGGCCGACATTGAGACCATGCGCGCGGCGCTCCAGGCGGCGAAGAAGAAGGGCAGCGAGATCATCGTCTATCCCGACAGCCAGCACGGCTTCCACGCCGACTACCGGGCCTCCTATGACGCCAAGGCCGCCGCCGACGCCTGGGCCCGCATGCTGGCCCACTTCGCCGCCCACGGGGTGAAGCCGAAGGCGTTCAAGGCGGAGGGCTGA
- a CDS encoding alpha-ketoglutarate-dependent dioxygenase AlkB, whose amino-acid sequence MTVSTTTGFRLWPGKLTPEAQASLVAEVLALSQTAPLYRPITPGGKAMSVETTNFGPLGWFTDARGYRYQAEHPQTGQPWPAIPQTLLDLWADLADPKTPPDACLVNLYRHEARMGLHQDKDEADFSFPVLSVSLGDTAVFRLGGPKRTDPTRSMRLSSGDVCLLAGEARLFHHGVDRILAGSSRLIPGGGRINLTLRRAA is encoded by the coding sequence ATGACCGTTTCGACGACCACAGGCTTTCGGCTCTGGCCAGGCAAGCTGACCCCCGAGGCGCAGGCTTCCCTGGTCGCCGAGGTGCTGGCGCTCAGCCAAACCGCGCCGCTCTACAGGCCGATCACCCCCGGCGGGAAGGCCATGAGCGTGGAGACCACCAATTTCGGGCCGCTGGGGTGGTTCACCGATGCGCGGGGCTATCGCTACCAGGCTGAGCATCCGCAGACGGGACAGCCCTGGCCCGCCATCCCCCAGACCTTGCTGGACCTATGGGCGGACCTGGCTGACCCGAAGACCCCGCCCGACGCCTGCCTGGTCAACCTCTACCGGCACGAAGCCCGCATGGGCCTGCATCAGGACAAGGACGAGGCCGATTTCAGCTTTCCGGTGCTGTCGGTCTCCCTGGGCGATACCGCCGTCTTCCGGCTGGGGGGGCCGAAGCGGACGGACCCCACACGCTCGATGCGGTTGAGCTCCGGCGATGTCTGCCTGCTGGCCGGGGAGGCCCGGCTGTTCCATCACGGCGTCGATCGCATCCTCGCCGGGTCTTCGCGCCTGATCCCCGGTGGCGGACGGATCAACCTGACACTCCGGCGAGCCGCCTAA
- a CDS encoding TonB family protein: MILGMLAAAAVAGAPTLITQPLWKTTPNLIDFIRAYPEKPRLARIGGRAVVQCGVKADGGLEACAVVSEEPIGLGFGEAALKLAGGMVLHPQTRAGVDVAGGVIQIPIRFAAPPAPPEGRPMDSANVILKKRPTGEDLARYYPTQAMQERVEGLAVAVCRITPQFTLTGCVVSKEEPYGYGFGMALQYLTDTYELSPTGKDGAPITPGDIMSVGVQFRMGR; encoded by the coding sequence ATGATCCTAGGCATGCTGGCGGCCGCGGCCGTGGCTGGAGCGCCGACGCTGATCACCCAGCCTCTGTGGAAGACCACGCCAAACCTCATCGACTTCATACGGGCCTATCCGGAGAAGCCGAGGCTCGCGCGGATCGGCGGCCGGGCTGTGGTCCAGTGCGGCGTGAAGGCCGACGGCGGCCTGGAAGCCTGCGCGGTGGTGAGCGAGGAGCCTATCGGCCTCGGGTTCGGCGAGGCGGCCCTCAAGCTCGCGGGCGGCATGGTGCTGCATCCCCAGACCCGCGCCGGAGTCGATGTGGCGGGCGGCGTGATCCAGATTCCGATCCGCTTCGCTGCCCCACCCGCGCCTCCGGAGGGGCGGCCGATGGATTCAGCCAATGTGATCCTGAAAAAGCGGCCCACCGGCGAGGACCTGGCGCGCTACTATCCAACTCAGGCCATGCAGGAACGCGTCGAGGGGCTGGCGGTGGCGGTGTGTCGGATCACACCGCAATTCACGCTCACCGGCTGCGTCGTTTCCAAGGAGGAGCCCTATGGATACGGCTTCGGGATGGCGCTGCAGTACCTGACTGACACCTACGAGCTTTCGCCGACGGGCAAGGACGGCGCGCCGATCACGCCCGGCGATATCATGTCCGTCGGCGTGCAGTTTCGGATGGGCCGTTAG
- the lpxA gene encoding acyl-ACP--UDP-N-acetylglucosamine O-acyltransferase, translating into MNLVHPTAVIASGAQIAPGVEIGAYAVIGPQVLLGPGNVVGPHAVIEGATVVGPGNRFLQFCAIGAGPQVDGWAGEAGALVIGAANVFREFVTVHASIGLQPTKIGSRNMIMTGAHVAHDCTLGDDIRLANAATLGGHVEIADFAQVSGLVAVHQHSRIGTHAFVAGGSIVTQDVPPFCLVQGDRARLAGLNAVGLKRAGFTLAEIAELRRAYRTLFLGTGPMEDRLAAARRGAGACTTLLVEFLESSGRGCISTPRSRAKLAA; encoded by the coding sequence ATGAACCTGGTCCATCCCACCGCCGTCATCGCCTCCGGCGCCCAGATCGCGCCGGGCGTGGAGATCGGGGCCTATGCGGTGATCGGCCCGCAGGTGCTGCTGGGCCCCGGAAATGTGGTGGGGCCTCACGCGGTGATCGAGGGCGCGACGGTGGTGGGGCCGGGCAATCGCTTCCTGCAGTTCTGCGCCATTGGAGCGGGCCCGCAGGTGGACGGCTGGGCGGGCGAGGCCGGCGCCCTGGTGATCGGCGCGGCCAACGTCTTCCGCGAGTTCGTCACCGTCCATGCCTCGATCGGACTTCAGCCGACGAAGATCGGGTCGCGCAATATGATCATGACGGGCGCCCACGTGGCCCATGACTGCACCCTCGGCGACGACATTCGCCTGGCCAACGCCGCGACCCTGGGCGGTCATGTGGAGATCGCCGACTTCGCCCAGGTCAGCGGTCTCGTCGCCGTCCACCAGCACAGCCGGATCGGGACCCACGCTTTCGTGGCCGGGGGTTCGATCGTCACCCAGGACGTGCCGCCCTTCTGTCTGGTGCAGGGCGACCGCGCCCGGCTGGCGGGGCTGAACGCCGTGGGGTTGAAGCGGGCGGGGTTCACGCTCGCGGAGATCGCCGAACTGCGTCGCGCCTATCGCACCCTGTTCCTGGGAACGGGGCCGATGGAGGACCGGCTGGCTGCTGCGCGCCGGGGCGCCGGCGCCTGTACGACGCTGCTTGTCGAGTTCCTCGAAAGCTCCGGCCGTGGCTGCATCTCGACGCCGCGCTCGCGGGCCAAGCTGGCGGCGTAA
- a CDS encoding methyl-accepting chemotaxis protein has translation MNIRIAQATRAFGIFIILGVLLLVGVSWLTTNQIRIGSDLYQNIKRHQDLTADILPPPLFLVESHLVSMEIRDPATLAVQKPRLDVLRGDYERRMAYWRSQPLSPELKNLLTSRLDPTAKAFWALIDTQLYPAAAVSDAAALSSAETAIDGAYANHRAAVEEIVPVLAAQAAADERAAARAATLGQYLLLGTGLLVGLTSALALNWLRRRTVTPIEGISRYMAELAGGHYENVVPFAQRQDEIGDMARSVEVFREAAVERRTAREDQEIARAKAESERGEREAGRRQAENERIDVVRRLAHGLSSVAEGQLSARIPDPFPAEYEQLRQDFNAAVVALDNVVGAIGSSISSVDVGANEIAGAADDLSRRTEQQAASLEETAAALDQLTATVRQTASGAKEARQFVTSARDGARQSGDVVRQAVEAMAQIEQSSTQISQIIGVIDEIAFQTNLLALNAGVEAARAGEAGRGFAVVASEVRALAQRSADAAKEIKALISASTAQVGAGVALVDKTGVALGGIMEQVARIDDLVGGIAASAQEQSIGLSEVNIAVNQMDQMTQQNAAMVEQTTAAAHAMRGNAGELADQVRRFKTSAQAPARAPAKPVAQLRTVGGRTAAAAPSATPEGWEEF, from the coding sequence ATGAATATCCGCATCGCCCAGGCGACCCGCGCCTTCGGAATCTTCATCATCCTGGGAGTGCTCCTGCTGGTGGGGGTCTCCTGGCTGACCACCAACCAGATACGGATCGGCAGCGACCTCTATCAAAACATCAAGCGGCATCAGGACCTCACCGCCGATATCCTGCCCCCGCCGCTGTTCCTGGTGGAGTCGCATCTGGTCTCCATGGAGATTCGCGACCCCGCCACCCTGGCCGTGCAAAAGCCCCGCCTCGACGTGCTTCGCGGTGACTACGAGCGGCGGATGGCCTACTGGCGGAGCCAGCCCCTGTCGCCGGAGCTGAAAAATCTTCTGACCTCGCGCCTCGATCCCACGGCGAAGGCGTTCTGGGCCCTGATCGACACCCAGCTCTATCCCGCCGCCGCAGTCAGTGACGCCGCGGCCCTCAGCTCGGCGGAAACCGCCATCGACGGCGCCTATGCCAACCATCGCGCGGCGGTGGAAGAGATTGTTCCAGTGCTGGCGGCCCAGGCCGCCGCCGATGAGCGGGCCGCGGCGCGCGCCGCCACCCTGGGCCAATACCTGTTGCTGGGGACCGGCCTGCTGGTGGGTCTGACCTCCGCCCTGGCTCTGAACTGGCTTCGCCGTCGGACCGTCACCCCGATCGAGGGAATTTCCCGTTACATGGCCGAGCTGGCCGGGGGCCACTATGAAAACGTCGTGCCCTTCGCCCAGCGCCAGGACGAGATCGGGGACATGGCCCGCTCGGTCGAGGTGTTCCGGGAGGCCGCCGTCGAGCGCCGGACAGCGCGCGAGGATCAGGAGATCGCCCGCGCCAAGGCCGAGTCCGAGCGCGGCGAGCGGGAGGCGGGTCGTCGCCAGGCCGAAAACGAGCGGATCGACGTGGTGCGCCGCCTGGCGCACGGCCTCTCCAGCGTCGCCGAGGGCCAGCTCTCGGCCCGTATTCCCGACCCCTTCCCGGCCGAGTACGAACAACTGCGCCAGGACTTCAACGCCGCCGTCGTGGCGCTGGACAATGTGGTGGGCGCCATCGGCTCCTCCATCTCCAGCGTCGATGTGGGCGCCAATGAGATCGCCGGCGCCGCCGACGACCTGTCGCGGCGCACCGAACAGCAGGCCGCCAGCCTGGAGGAAACCGCCGCGGCCCTGGATCAGCTCACCGCCACGGTCCGCCAGACCGCGAGCGGGGCCAAGGAGGCCCGCCAGTTCGTGACCAGCGCCCGCGATGGCGCTCGGCAGTCGGGGGATGTGGTCCGGCAGGCCGTGGAGGCCATGGCCCAGATCGAGCAGTCCTCCACCCAGATCAGCCAGATCATCGGGGTGATCGATGAGATCGCCTTCCAGACCAACCTGCTGGCCCTGAACGCCGGGGTCGAGGCCGCCCGGGCCGGGGAAGCCGGTCGCGGCTTCGCCGTGGTGGCCTCCGAGGTCCGGGCGCTCGCCCAACGCTCGGCCGACGCCGCCAAGGAGATCAAGGCCCTGATCAGCGCCTCCACCGCCCAGGTGGGGGCCGGGGTGGCCCTGGTGGACAAGACCGGGGTGGCGCTCGGCGGCATCATGGAGCAGGTGGCGCGGATCGATGATCTGGTGGGGGGCATCGCCGCCTCCGCCCAGGAGCAGTCCATCGGGTTGTCGGAGGTCAATATCGCCGTCAATCAGATGGACCAGATGACCCAGCAGAACGCCGCCATGGTCGAACAGACCACCGCGGCGGCCCACGCCATGCGCGGCAACGCCGGCGAACTTGCCGACCAGGTGCGGCGCTTCAAGACCAGCGCCCAGGCGCCGGCCCGCGCGCCGGCCAAGCCCGTGGCCCAGCTCCGCACGGTGGGCGGCCGCACCGCCGCCGCCGCGCCGTCCGCCACCCCGGAAGGCTGGGAAGAGTTTTAG